In Prosthecobacter sp. SYSU 5D2, one genomic interval encodes:
- a CDS encoding glycosyl hydrolase, whose translation MHRRPWLQKVLLIAICVSLALSGASSEPAPQPALGVYGENSMQRVLDFEKWLGRPVDLILCTVDFQKWENYRYADWLSQTVYGARGHRRLVYDVPIIITGATYAAARAGDYDAHWQCLADSILANNPGAGDIVIRPSHEMNGDWFPWGVGGSRQAMIPDFIASWHRFHRVFRSVKGGHRFRFSFSTSEGATDPRPMWPGDDYVDIVGHDLYWKPKSMGGEGWETDDPQEAWALRIRTDGTGYNAWNLAGMHAFARAHGKPFQIDEWGVWGPRSAPFIQSLAAWIKANHIPSHTYWDSDAAYPGQLSTRPKELPAPTAAFQQAFGKKPSEQ comes from the coding sequence GTCGGGCGCATCTTCGGAACCCGCCCCCCAGCCCGCTCTCGGAGTCTATGGGGAAAACTCCATGCAGCGCGTCCTCGACTTCGAAAAATGGCTCGGCCGCCCCGTGGACCTCATCCTCTGCACCGTGGACTTCCAAAAGTGGGAAAACTACCGCTATGCCGACTGGCTCAGCCAGACCGTCTATGGCGCACGCGGCCACCGTCGCCTCGTTTATGACGTCCCCATCATCATCACCGGCGCCACCTATGCCGCCGCCCGCGCCGGGGATTACGACGCCCACTGGCAGTGCCTCGCGGATTCCATCCTCGCCAACAACCCCGGGGCAGGGGACATCGTCATCCGCCCCAGCCACGAGATGAATGGCGATTGGTTCCCCTGGGGCGTCGGCGGCTCCCGCCAGGCCATGATCCCGGACTTCATCGCCTCCTGGCACCGCTTCCACCGCGTCTTTCGCAGCGTCAAAGGCGGCCACCGCTTCCGCTTCAGCTTCTCCACCTCCGAAGGCGCCACCGACCCCCGCCCCATGTGGCCCGGGGACGACTACGTGGACATCGTCGGCCACGACCTCTACTGGAAGCCCAAGTCCATGGGCGGCGAAGGCTGGGAGACCGACGACCCCCAGGAAGCCTGGGCCCTCCGTATCCGTACCGATGGCACCGGCTACAACGCCTGGAACCTCGCCGGCATGCACGCCTTCGCCCGCGCCCATGGCAAACCGTTTCAAATAGACGAATGGGGCGTCTGGGGTCCCCGCTCCGCCCCCTTCATCCAGTCCCTCGCCGCCTGGATCAAAGCCAACCACATCCCCTCCCACACCTACTGGGATTCCGATGCCGCCTACCCCGGCCAGCTCTCCACCCGCCCAAAAGAATTGCCCGCCCCCACCGCCGCCTTCCAGCAAGCCTTCGGTAAAAAACCAAGCGAGCAATAA
- a CDS encoding SMI1/KNR4 family protein produces MTFEFWFPNPPVEESVIMSFETFVGCKLPDSYREFLALSNGGEKPKLENFTVLETGERTMLSTLYSLAPDGKGELFDEYLALRQEIPADLISIGHDIGGNKLCLAIQGSERGKLLFYDHELRSFNRKSTRKNFNVCANSFVDFLQGLN; encoded by the coding sequence ATGACATTTGAATTCTGGTTCCCGAACCCTCCCGTTGAGGAGTCAGTAATCATGAGTTTTGAGACCTTTGTGGGATGTAAACTCCCCGACAGCTACAGGGAGTTCTTGGCGCTCTCCAATGGTGGGGAGAAGCCCAAACTGGAAAACTTTACCGTCCTCGAAACTGGAGAACGAACAATGCTATCCACCCTTTATTCGTTAGCTCCAGATGGCAAAGGGGAGTTGTTCGACGAATATCTGGCTTTAAGGCAGGAAATACCAGCAGATTTGATATCCATAGGCCATGATATTGGCGGCAATAAGTTATGTTTAGCGATTCAAGGAAGCGAACGTGGCAAGCTCCTTTTTTATGATCACGAGTTAAGGTCATTCAATCGAAAAAGTACCCGCAAAAATTTCAATGTGTGCGCGAATTCGTTTGTCGATTTTTTGCAGGGTTTAAACTAA
- a CDS encoding SLATT domain-containing protein gives MSEEPKSKKVPLYAQGSYDRELNYKLWSTYKSRFNAAARCQKKYNLSSRAVSFLSAYVIIFSLITTMLPQFSQGATEQVILFISSALSIIILVVSQLESSQNYSVRTYTFHQSGLAIAELYKKLRALKSRHKDKSSPIFLDAVELLSDQYDEILRRSDNHEDIDFESFKASKPSYEDHNLTIVNVLQIKARLILCHYSYYYLCMGLPPVAFAVFAWLTWPQSIPLASN, from the coding sequence ATGTCAGAAGAGCCAAAAAGCAAAAAGGTACCACTCTATGCACAGGGAAGCTATGACCGCGAACTGAACTACAAGCTTTGGTCCACCTATAAAAGCAGGTTCAACGCTGCGGCACGGTGCCAAAAGAAATACAATCTTTCGTCTAGAGCTGTTTCGTTTTTATCGGCCTATGTGATAATTTTTTCCCTTATCACTACGATGCTCCCACAATTTTCCCAGGGTGCTACGGAGCAGGTAATCTTATTTATCAGTTCTGCGCTATCCATCATTATTCTTGTGGTGAGTCAGCTTGAATCCTCGCAAAATTACAGCGTTCGGACCTACACCTTTCATCAAAGTGGACTCGCAATTGCTGAACTCTACAAAAAGCTTCGTGCTCTCAAGTCTAGGCACAAAGATAAATCGTCTCCTATTTTCCTCGATGCTGTTGAATTACTCTCAGACCAATATGATGAAATACTACGTCGATCAGATAACCACGAAGATATCGATTTTGAATCTTTTAAGGCATCTAAACCTTCCTATGAAGATCACAATCTAACTATAGTAAATGTCTTGCAAATTAAAGCTAGACTTATTCTATGCCATTATTCATATTATTATCTTTGCATGGGACTGCCTCCTGTGGCCTTTGCCGTTTTTGCTTGGCTTACATGGCCTCAATCAATTCCTTTAGCCAGTAATTGA
- a CDS encoding DUF2971 domain-containing protein, giving the protein MTWRTIENPLFLICQNDQFAKYHFEFAMKDPPDELYHYTSGESLLAIINSQCLLATERTFLNDPKEFQWGLGVFEEYLNASKKKYSSGFLEQISYSLADKIQDDLRIFVVSLSARPDLLSQWRAYAANGTGVSIGFDGSILRDRSGFGEYVMRDLDPDKMPPDFVLCYHLLPVVYETKDQHKLLKIFIDAAHTFWMALEDQTDPDSLTLFRFMCRYRAKELLIAFKSATYKEESEWRLVATVHKTSSKINYRYGQFGVTPYVKLNISRREELPGLKLPITKVYVGPKSSIKNNTLGVEMLLASNGIQAPLIFSNINYR; this is encoded by the coding sequence ATGACTTGGAGAACCATTGAAAATCCTCTTTTTTTAATCTGCCAAAATGATCAGTTTGCGAAGTATCATTTTGAATTTGCAATGAAAGATCCACCGGATGAGCTGTATCATTACACCTCTGGCGAATCACTGCTGGCGATAATTAATTCCCAATGCCTTCTCGCAACTGAACGAACTTTCCTTAATGACCCCAAAGAGTTCCAATGGGGTCTAGGAGTTTTTGAAGAATATCTAAATGCAAGCAAGAAAAAGTATTCGTCTGGTTTTCTTGAACAAATCTCATACTCGCTTGCGGACAAGATTCAAGATGATTTGCGTATCTTTGTCGTCAGTCTTTCTGCCAGACCCGATCTTTTAAGTCAGTGGCGAGCTTATGCGGCAAATGGCACAGGTGTTTCCATTGGATTTGACGGATCGATACTTCGTGACCGCTCTGGTTTCGGGGAATACGTCATGCGCGATTTGGATCCCGATAAGATGCCTCCAGATTTTGTCTTGTGCTATCATTTACTTCCGGTTGTATACGAAACGAAAGATCAGCATAAATTATTAAAAATATTTATTGACGCGGCACACACCTTCTGGATGGCTCTAGAAGATCAAACTGACCCCGATAGCCTTACACTATTTAGATTCATGTGTCGTTACAGGGCAAAGGAACTGCTTATAGCCTTCAAGAGTGCAACATATAAAGAAGAATCAGAGTGGCGATTGGTGGCCACAGTTCATAAAACCAGCAGTAAGATCAACTACCGGTATGGACAATTCGGCGTTACTCCATACGTAAAGCTGAATATCAGCCGTCGCGAGGAATTACCAGGCCTCAAATTGCCGATAACCAAAGTGTACGTTGGGCCAAAATCTTCAATAAAGAACAATACCTTGGGTGTTGAAATGCTATTAGCAAGTAACGGTATCCAGGCACCTCTCATCTTCTCTAATATTAATTATAGATGA
- a CDS encoding DUF1552 domain-containing protein — MNRRRFILQSLGASLALPGMPSLMAKSVGGNSALQAAKGAGAGAQRFVAIGNLLGYQVKSLFPTTTGRNYEKTTLLEPLWENRNHMTVFKGLDHGVKGGHFAVHSFLSGVLNSEAQNRPDGNVSIDQFIADEVGFQTRFPSLTVGSEGGIHGGCQIAWTKSGVRVPPITGPAELFERLFISDTKERQARRVQENQVQASILDSVLEGANRLSRQVNQEDKDKLDEYLTSVRDVEKRLELRKRWADQPKPEAPFPKPANKNPVQDLPMLYELIALALQTDSTRIATLEIGGDFLPQDLGIDKSYHGLSHHSNDPEAIAHLITLEKYQVEQFNKFITRLSKMLDGDKTLLDSTAVLFGSGMSDANSHKNSDLPIILAGGGYKHGEFREVPREGINKVPLCNLYVDIAQRMGVETDTFGSSTGRFS; from the coding sequence ATGAACCGCCGCCGTTTTATTCTTCAGTCCCTGGGCGCCTCGCTGGCGCTGCCGGGCATGCCTTCCTTGATGGCCAAATCCGTGGGCGGAAACTCGGCACTGCAGGCAGCCAAGGGAGCCGGGGCAGGGGCGCAGCGGTTTGTGGCGATTGGCAATCTGCTGGGCTACCAGGTCAAATCCCTTTTCCCCACCACCACCGGGCGGAACTATGAGAAGACCACGCTGCTGGAGCCGCTCTGGGAAAACCGCAACCACATGACCGTCTTCAAGGGCCTGGACCACGGGGTCAAAGGCGGGCACTTCGCCGTGCATTCCTTCCTTTCCGGCGTCCTGAACTCCGAGGCGCAGAACCGCCCGGACGGCAATGTCAGCATTGACCAGTTCATCGCCGACGAAGTCGGTTTCCAGACGCGCTTCCCCTCCCTGACCGTCGGGTCCGAAGGCGGCATCCACGGCGGCTGCCAGATCGCCTGGACCAAATCCGGCGTGCGAGTGCCACCCATCACCGGGCCGGCAGAACTGTTTGAGCGGCTGTTCATCAGCGACACCAAAGAGCGCCAGGCGCGCCGGGTGCAGGAAAACCAGGTACAGGCCTCCATTTTGGACTCGGTGCTGGAAGGTGCCAACCGCCTTTCCCGCCAGGTGAACCAGGAGGACAAGGACAAGCTGGACGAATACCTCACCTCCGTCCGCGATGTGGAGAAGCGCCTGGAACTGCGCAAGCGCTGGGCCGATCAGCCCAAACCCGAAGCCCCCTTTCCCAAACCGGCCAACAAAAACCCGGTGCAGGACCTGCCGATGCTCTATGAGCTGATCGCCCTGGCGTTGCAGACGGATTCCACCCGCATCGCCACCCTGGAGATCGGCGGCGACTTCCTGCCGCAGGACCTCGGCATTGACAAATCCTACCACGGCCTGTCCCACCACAGCAACGATCCGGAGGCCATCGCCCACCTGATCACCCTGGAAAAATACCAGGTGGAGCAGTTTAACAAATTCATCACCCGCCTGTCCAAAATGCTGGATGGCGACAAAACGCTTCTGGATTCCACCGCCGTGCTTTTCGGCAGCGGCATGAGCGATGCGAACTCCCATAAAAACTCCGACCTGCCCATCATCCTGGCCGGCGGCGGATACAAGCATGGCGAATTCCGCGAGGTGCCACGCGAGGGCATCAACAAGGTCCCGCTCTGCAACCTATACGTGGACATCGCCCAGCGCATGGGCGTGGAGACGGATACCTTTGGCAGCAGCACCGGCCGTTTCTCCTGA
- a CDS encoding DUF1592 domain-containing protein, producing the protein MRTQALFRSSFALSLAATVLNVTAPIQVQAQAQANGHAPPEAKLVQQFMGRYCLECHDADVQKGDREFEKFALPLKSEADLIDAKEIIDQLTLKEMPPKKADQPTEEERLAVLRALREGTVAARGVIESSGGRTVMRRLSSREYENTLATLFGRRVDTLGLTGDFPKEKTSRHMDTIGQSLVTSGFLVDQYFQAANRLVEMRLGKPEMEPKKWQFNKNFVQYEELSGPHKAAFKYRYLNIYEQPNTDTRQGGYGHIEDFLKGVPVSGLYDIEVEATAMHRNTKFDHEIFGIDFSEPFILGVVPGDVTRGHIHYPQTIEPLLASSVVPDMKPTWLKFRVWLEAGQTPRFIFPNGPYESRASVVTLNKKYKKEFNLPAGTSGVSRTHLLRDWDLPHIRISEVKIQGPMPEKGGSAEERAVFGKEGFQPERALEQLYTFAGKAFRRPLTDADRQPIQVFYEKRLAEKATPRQAALDAVKLILCSPSFLYFSEITDESDPALGAYDLASRLSYALWAAPPDAELLASAKSGKLTQKDELTKQVQRMIADDRISGFVDGFLDSWLNLRDLGSMPPPRETNRGYYAEDLPTSMKAEARLFFRDLLKTNGSVAQFLDADYTFVDKKLAKLYDLPEQKTLRLEDGFQKVSLKGNKHRGGLMGMAGILTVSANGVETSPVTRGVWVSENILGIQPPPPPDEVPAIEADISGATTIRERLAKHSTDKTCAECHRKIDPLGFSLETFDPIGRWRSSYPKPKNGKKPAPKVDSSGEFPSGETYTDFAGFKNILLETREELFTRHLIRQVLTYSTGRHMEPADDFELDEIHIAVKKNQLGLHTLMLQCLTSEIFRSR; encoded by the coding sequence ATGCGCACGCAGGCCCTTTTCCGGTCCAGTTTCGCCCTCAGTCTGGCGGCCACGGTTTTAAACGTGACCGCCCCGATTCAGGTGCAGGCACAAGCTCAGGCCAATGGACACGCACCGCCAGAGGCCAAGCTCGTCCAGCAGTTCATGGGCCGCTACTGCCTGGAATGCCACGATGCCGATGTGCAGAAAGGTGACCGCGAGTTTGAAAAATTTGCCCTGCCGCTGAAGAGCGAGGCCGACCTGATTGACGCCAAGGAGATCATTGACCAGCTCACTCTGAAGGAGATGCCCCCGAAGAAGGCCGACCAGCCAACGGAGGAGGAGCGCTTGGCTGTGCTGCGCGCCCTGCGCGAAGGCACCGTCGCCGCGCGCGGCGTCATCGAGAGCTCCGGCGGCCGCACCGTCATGCGCCGCCTGTCCAGCCGCGAGTATGAGAATACCCTGGCGACCCTCTTTGGCCGCCGCGTGGATACCCTGGGCCTAACGGGGGATTTCCCCAAGGAGAAAACCAGCCGCCACATGGACACCATCGGCCAGTCCCTGGTGACGTCCGGATTCCTGGTGGACCAGTATTTCCAGGCCGCTAACCGGCTGGTCGAGATGCGCCTGGGCAAGCCGGAGATGGAACCGAAGAAGTGGCAGTTTAACAAAAACTTCGTCCAGTATGAGGAACTGAGCGGACCGCATAAAGCCGCCTTTAAATACCGCTATCTGAACATCTACGAGCAGCCGAATACGGATACCCGACAGGGCGGATACGGCCACATTGAGGACTTCCTGAAAGGCGTGCCTGTCTCCGGTTTATACGACATCGAGGTCGAGGCCACCGCGATGCATCGCAACACCAAATTTGACCATGAGATTTTCGGTATAGATTTCTCGGAGCCCTTTATACTCGGCGTCGTGCCGGGCGATGTCACACGCGGCCACATCCACTATCCGCAGACCATCGAGCCCCTGCTGGCCAGCAGCGTCGTGCCGGATATGAAGCCCACCTGGCTGAAATTTCGCGTCTGGCTGGAGGCCGGGCAGACCCCGCGTTTCATCTTCCCGAACGGCCCCTATGAATCCCGCGCCTCCGTGGTGACGCTGAACAAGAAGTATAAAAAAGAGTTCAACCTCCCCGCCGGCACCTCCGGCGTCAGCCGCACCCACCTGCTGCGCGACTGGGATCTGCCGCACATCCGCATCAGCGAGGTGAAGATCCAGGGCCCCATGCCAGAGAAAGGCGGCAGTGCAGAAGAGCGCGCCGTTTTTGGCAAAGAAGGTTTCCAGCCCGAGCGCGCGCTGGAGCAGCTTTATACCTTCGCCGGCAAAGCCTTCCGCCGCCCCCTGACCGACGCCGACCGCCAGCCCATCCAGGTATTCTATGAGAAGCGCCTCGCTGAAAAAGCCACCCCGCGCCAGGCAGCGCTGGATGCCGTGAAGCTCATCCTCTGCTCGCCCTCCTTCCTGTATTTTAGCGAGATCACCGACGAATCTGATCCCGCCCTCGGCGCCTACGATCTCGCCTCGCGCCTCTCCTATGCCCTCTGGGCCGCCCCACCCGATGCCGAGCTGCTCGCCTCCGCCAAGTCCGGCAAGCTGACTCAAAAAGACGAGCTGACCAAGCAGGTCCAGCGCATGATCGCCGATGATCGCATCAGCGGCTTTGTTGACGGTTTTCTCGATAGCTGGCTCAACCTCCGCGACCTCGGCAGCATGCCCCCACCGCGCGAAACCAACCGCGGATACTATGCCGAGGACCTGCCCACCTCCATGAAAGCCGAGGCGCGTCTCTTCTTCCGCGACCTGCTGAAAACCAATGGCTCCGTCGCCCAGTTCCTGGATGCCGACTATACCTTTGTGGACAAAAAACTGGCCAAGCTATACGATCTGCCCGAGCAGAAGACCCTGCGCCTGGAGGATGGATTCCAAAAGGTCAGCCTCAAAGGCAACAAGCATCGCGGCGGCCTCATGGGCATGGCCGGCATACTCACTGTCAGCGCCAACGGCGTCGAGACCTCCCCCGTGACCCGTGGCGTATGGGTCAGCGAAAACATTCTCGGCATCCAACCCCCCCCGCCGCCGGATGAAGTGCCCGCCATCGAAGCCGACATCTCCGGTGCCACCACCATCCGCGAGCGCCTCGCCAAACACAGCACCGACAAGACCTGCGCCGAATGCCATCGCAAGATTGACCCCCTCGGTTTCAGCCTCGAAACCTTCGACCCCATCGGCCGCTGGCGCAGCAGCTATCCGAAGCCAAAGAACGGCAAGAAGCCCGCCCCCAAAGTAGACTCCTCCGGCGAATTCCCCTCCGGCGAGACGTATACCGACTTCGCCGGCTTCAAGAACATCCTCCTCGAAACCCGCGAAGAGCTTTTCACCCGTCATCTCATCCGCCAGGTGCTCACCTACAGCACCGGCCGCCACATGGAACCCGCCGATGACTTCGAACTCGATGAAATCCACATCGCCGTGAAGAAGAACCAGCTCGGCCTGCACACCCTGATGCTGCAATGCCTCACCAGCGAAATTTTCCGGTCACGGTGA
- the thiS gene encoding sulfur carrier protein ThiS: MTITLNGHKREFPAPLSLPSLLESLDLAGKPVVVEHNQTALLPKEISTAEVNEGDIIEIVQITAGG, translated from the coding sequence ATGACCATCACTCTCAACGGCCACAAGCGCGAATTCCCCGCCCCCCTGTCCCTGCCAAGCTTATTGGAAAGCCTGGATCTGGCTGGCAAACCGGTCGTCGTGGAGCACAATCAGACCGCTCTTCTGCCCAAGGAAATCTCGACTGCCGAGGTGAACGAAGGTGACATCATCGAGATCGTCCAAATCACGGCTGGAGGGTAG
- the thiH gene encoding 2-iminoacetate synthase ThiH, with protein MLTTFTPVLDALPARKSPLMERFWSLLETKSPAQLEAMARESRQVTRRNFGRTMRMFAPLYVSNECVNNCSYCGFSRDNASIMRVTLTVDQVIKEARHLTEQGFRNILLVAGEHPKFVSNGYLEECIRAIRDFVPTIGIEVGPMEAPEYERMVKAGCEGLVVYHETYDRPLYAEMHTAGPKKDFEWRLACPERGYEGGFRRIGIGALFGLSDWRLEALRLAAHLEHLYKHCWKSSFTVAFPRLRPAAGGFHPKTSFPDWALVQTMCAFRLIFPEVGIVMSTREPAPLRDALAPLGVTVMSAGSHTEPGGYTGAGSDDLHQTVRGRRVELDTAAKKADAKAEGQFGIADLRSPAEVAAMLQAQGLDAVWKDWDAAILNEGALAA; from the coding sequence ATGCTGACCACCTTTACCCCCGTCCTCGATGCCCTCCCGGCGCGCAAATCGCCCCTGATGGAGCGTTTCTGGAGCCTGCTGGAAACCAAATCCCCGGCCCAGCTGGAGGCGATGGCCCGCGAATCCCGCCAAGTAACGCGGAGGAACTTTGGCCGTACGATGCGCATGTTCGCTCCGCTGTATGTTTCCAACGAGTGCGTGAACAACTGCTCCTACTGCGGCTTTTCCCGCGACAATGCCAGCATCATGCGGGTGACGCTGACCGTGGACCAGGTCATCAAAGAGGCCCGCCACCTGACGGAGCAGGGCTTTCGTAACATTTTGTTAGTCGCCGGTGAGCACCCCAAGTTCGTCAGCAACGGCTACCTGGAAGAGTGCATCCGCGCCATCCGGGATTTTGTGCCCACCATCGGCATCGAGGTCGGCCCCATGGAGGCCCCGGAATATGAGCGTATGGTGAAAGCCGGGTGCGAGGGGCTGGTGGTTTACCACGAGACCTATGACCGCCCCCTGTATGCAGAAATGCATACTGCCGGGCCGAAGAAGGATTTCGAATGGCGGCTGGCCTGCCCGGAGCGCGGGTATGAAGGCGGCTTCCGGCGCATCGGCATCGGCGCCCTCTTTGGCCTCAGCGACTGGAGGCTGGAGGCCCTGCGGCTGGCTGCGCATCTGGAGCATCTCTACAAGCACTGCTGGAAGTCCAGCTTCACCGTCGCCTTCCCCCGCCTGCGGCCTGCAGCGGGCGGCTTTCACCCGAAGACCTCCTTTCCGGACTGGGCGCTGGTGCAGACGATGTGCGCCTTTCGCCTCATCTTCCCGGAGGTGGGCATCGTCATGAGCACCCGCGAGCCTGCCCCCCTGCGCGATGCCCTGGCCCCGCTCGGCGTCACCGTCATGAGCGCCGGCAGCCACACGGAGCCCGGCGGTTACACCGGTGCCGGCAGCGACGACCTGCACCAGACCGTGCGCGGCCGCCGCGTGGAACTGGATACCGCTGCCAAGAAAGCCGATGCCAAAGCCGAAGGCCAGTTCGGCATCGCCGATCTGCGCAGTCCGGCGGAAGTGGCCGCCATGCTGCAAGCCCAGGGCCTGGACGCCGTCTGGAAAGACTGGGACGCCGCCATCCTCAATGAAGGCGCCCTCGCCGCCTGA
- the proB gene encoding glutamate 5-kinase, with protein sequence MSTTAPQRIVLKFGTGILTKLHAPEPDPVQLRKLVEAVALLKRAGHSVVVVSSGAVASGLKPINLTERPTDMTTLQALAAVGQTHLMHAYENLLRDHDLHVAQLLVTHEDLENYDRARRVKTTLERLLEFPQVVPVINENDSVAIEELRFGDNDKLSSRVARLWQADLLLLLTSAPGLLRDMNCPQDGPIPVVEDVDVVIHHAQEEKTKLGTGGMISKLRAVQDAVNGGVECIIASGRHAEQIPEVVAGGGICTRFPVRK encoded by the coding sequence ATGTCCACGACGGCACCCCAGCGCATTGTTCTTAAATTCGGCACCGGCATATTGACCAAGCTTCATGCGCCTGAGCCGGATCCCGTACAGCTTCGCAAGCTGGTCGAGGCCGTGGCCCTGCTCAAGCGTGCCGGGCATAGCGTCGTCGTCGTCAGCAGCGGGGCCGTGGCCTCCGGCCTGAAGCCGATCAACCTGACCGAGCGCCCCACGGACATGACCACGCTGCAGGCCCTGGCCGCCGTCGGCCAGACCCACCTCATGCATGCCTATGAGAACCTCCTGCGCGATCATGACCTCCACGTCGCCCAGCTTCTGGTCACCCATGAGGACCTGGAAAATTACGACCGCGCCCGCCGGGTGAAAACCACCCTGGAGCGCCTGCTGGAATTCCCGCAGGTGGTGCCCGTCATCAATGAAAACGACAGCGTCGCCATTGAGGAACTTCGCTTCGGGGACAACGACAAGCTCTCCTCCCGCGTCGCCCGCCTGTGGCAGGCGGACTTGCTGCTGCTGCTCACCAGCGCCCCCGGCCTGCTGCGGGACATGAACTGCCCTCAAGATGGTCCCATTCCTGTGGTGGAAGATGTGGACGTGGTCATCCACCATGCCCAGGAGGAAAAAACCAAGCTCGGTACCGGCGGCATGATCTCCAAGCTGCGCGCCGTCCAGGATGCAGTCAATGGTGGTGTGGAATGCATCATCGCCAGCGGCCGCCATGCGGAGCAGATCCCGGAGGTGGTGGCAGGCGGCGGTATCTGCACGCGCTTTCCGGTCAGGAAGTAG